ACTACACCGCCCGCCACACCGAAAGCGGACGCCAGTGCATCGGCGTCGCCACGGCGAGCAAGCCCGAAGGCCCATTTCAAGACCGCTCCCGTCAACCGCTGGTGTGTCAGCTCGACCTGGGCGGCTCCATCGACGCCAGCCCCTTCACCGACAAGGACGGTCAGCGCTACCTGTACTGGAAAAACGACGGGAACTGCTGCAACCAGCTCACCAGCATCTGGGTACAGAAACTGTCCGCCGACGGAAAACAGCTGCTGGGACAACCCAAGGACCTCATCAGCAATGCCCAGCTTTGGGAAGGCAACCTGATCGAGGCGCCCAACGTGTGGCGGCGTGAAGGCAAGTACTACCTGTTTTACTCGGCTGCCGATTATGCCAGCGATACCTACGCGGTGGGCGTGGCCTTGGGCAGCAGCCCTACCGGACCCTTCCGCAAGCTCAACCGCGACGAACCGTGGCTGGCCACCCGCGGCGAGGTGGCCGGGCCAGGCGGCCAGGGCATCATCTCGGACGGTGCGGGCAACACCTGGCTGTATTACCACGCCTGGACGGAAGGGCAGATCGGCTATGAAGCGGGCGGACAACGCTCGATGCGTCTTGACCTCCTGCAATGGAAAAACGGCCTGCCCGTGCTGCGTGGGCCAAGCCTGTCGCGCCAGAACGCCCCGACCCGGCCCTGAGTGAGGACGCCGTCCTCCTCTTGCGCTGGCCTGTTCAAAACTTCACGGCTTCAGAAGGCCGTCAGTCCCGGCACGCAAGGTGAAGCAGAGTGAAATTCACCGGTCATCGGCTGGCCTGCCACAAGGAGTTTTGAGATGCACAAAGCAATGCACAAGAAAGTACTGCTGATCGCCACATTGGCGCTCGGGCCGGCCCCACTGGCGTCCGCCCAATCCGTTTCGGTGTCGACGAACGTAAACCTGAGTTTCCCGGCCGTGCAACCCAGCGCGCAGCTCGCGGTGGGACTGATTGCCGCCGGTTCGGCCGTCGCGCTGCTGAATGCCGGTGGCGTGGTCGTCGCGACCGTCGCTCCCAGCGGTTACGTCGTGCCGGTTGGAAACCACGACGCCAGCACGGCCGTCAACGTGCGCGTCGTGACCAGCGAAACGAGCGGCATCGTCGTTCGTGAAGTCTATCCGGTCGCCGTGAAGCTTCCGAAGCACGGCAAGGTACGCGCCGAAGCCATTTATGTCGTGGGAGGGCCACAGCGCGTCTCGCTGGTCTCGGTCATGCAGGGCCAGCACAACAAGATCAAGGTCAAGAAGGGGAAAGGACACGCCAAAGGCCCCCGTAAGAACCACTGAGCCCGGCAGCAGAGCGGCGGAGGGATACGGTGTCCCTCCGCCGCTCTGCTGCCGCTCACCGCAGCTGACCTGTGACCGTCATGCTGGAAAGCTTTGAAAAGCCAAGAGCCACACCACACTCCCAAAGCCCAGGAGCGGTATGCTGAGGAACGCGATGGACGATTCCACGGTCATGTACGGAGGAAACGCCGGCTTCGTTGAAAGTTTATACGAGGACTATCTCCAGGATCCGGCATCCGTTTCGCCCCAGTGGCGATCCTTTTTTGAAGCACAGCGCGACGGCGCGCAGGAAACCCAACATAGCGTGGTGCAAGCCGCGTTCCTGCAACTTGCCCGTCAGGGCGGGCGGCGTATTGCCGCAGCCGCCAGCGCGCCCGAAACGCCCAACCGGGGCGTGAGCGCCCTGATCAACGCCTACCGGCTGTACGGTCATCTCGCCGCCAACG
The Deinococcus peraridilitoris DSM 19664 genome window above contains:
- a CDS encoding glycoside hydrolase family 43 protein, giving the protein MTRRYSLLGSAPLLASLTFVMLGDSLAGGGAPLASPPAAQSSATRTYTNPVIDEDFPDPFVLRVGRTYYAYATNTNGIDVPVHQSNDLVTWQFVGNAMPTLAPWASSGFTWAPEVMAVKDGYTLYYTARHTESGRQCIGVATASKPEGPFQDRSRQPLVCQLDLGGSIDASPFTDKDGQRYLYWKNDGNCCNQLTSIWVQKLSADGKQLLGQPKDLISNAQLWEGNLIEAPNVWRREGKYYLFYSAADYASDTYAVGVALGSSPTGPFRKLNRDEPWLATRGEVAGPGGQGIISDGAGNTWLYYHAWTEGQIGYEAGGQRSMRLDLLQWKNGLPVLRGPSLSRQNAPTRP